The genomic window TACGCTTGTACACCTTCTTCACCAGAAGCGGGAAACCACACTTAGGACAGGGCTTTTGCACCGGCAGATCCCACAACGCGAACTTGCACTCGGGATACCGGTTGCACGAGTAGAAAAGCTTCCCGAAACGGGACTTCTTCTCGATCAGTTCTCCCTTGCCGCAGGCGGTGCAGGTGATGCCGGTCCCCTTGGGCTTCACCAGGGGCTGGATGTTCTTGCAGTTCGGATACGCGGAGCAGGCGAGGTACTTACCGAAACGCCCTTCCTTGATCAGCATCTTGCTGCCGCACTTGTCGCAGACTTCGTCGGAGACGACCGGCTCGGCCACCTCTCCGGTCTCCTTGTCGAGACGACGGATGTAACGGCACTCGGGGTACCCGCTGCAGGCGAAGAACTTGCCGAACTTGCCGAGCTTCACGACGAGGGGCTTCCCGCACTCGGGGCAGACCTCGTCGGTCGCCTCGGTGGTCAGGTCGGACTTGCTCACCTCTCCTTCTTTCAGCTTCAGAAGGTTGATGAACGGACCCCAGAACTCGTGCAGAAGCGGTCGCCACTGCTTCTCGCCGCGCGATACCATGTCGAGCTCTTCCTCGAGGTTTGCGGTGAAGTTGTAGTCGACGTACTGGTTGAAGTGGTTGGTCAAAAGATCCGAGACCACCATCCCGACGTCCTCGGGGAAGAAGCGCTTCTTGTCCAGGCGCGCGTACTTCCTCTCGGTGAGCGTGTTCATGATGGAGGCGTAGGTGGACGGACGCCCGATGCCGTACTCCTCCAGGGTCTTCACCAGGGTCGCCTCGGTGTAGCGCGGCGGCGGCTGTGTGAAGTGACGCTCGGGGAGCAGGTCGTTCAGCTTCAGGATGTCCCCCTCGGCCATCGGCGGGAGCATCCCTTCCTTCTCCTTGTCCTCCGCCTCGTCGTCCACACCCTCGATGTAGAGCTTCATGAAGCCGGCGAAGCGGATCACGGTGCCGGCAACGCGGAAACGGAAACCTGGCCCCGCGGTGATCTCGACGGAGGTCTGGTCGAGGAGCGCCTCGGCCATCTGGCAGGCAACGGTCCTCTTCCAGATCAGGTCGTAGAGCTTGAACTGGTCCGAGGTGAGGAACTTCTTCAGCTCGATCGGGGTCTTGGAGATGTAGGTCGGACGAACCGCCTCGTGGGCCTCCTGGGCGTTCTTCGACTTGTTCTTGAAGAAGCGCGGTTTCTCGAGGGCGTACTCCTTGCCGTAGAGCGAGGTGATGACGCTCTTCGCCTCTTCGAGCGCCACGTTGGAGAGCGCCACGGAGTCGGTACGCATGTAGGTGATGAGACCCATGTGCCCGTCGCCGATGTCGATACCCTCGTAGAGCTTTTGGGCGGTGGACATGGTCTTCTTCGCGGAGAAGCCTAGCTTTCGAGCCGCCTCCTGCTGCAGGGTGGAGGTGGTGAACGGCGGCGACGGGGAGCGTTTCCTCTCGCTCTTGGTGACCTTGTCGACCCGGTATTCGGGGTCAACCGGTTTTTGCACCACGAGCGGCACACCCTTCTCGTCACCCTCCAGGAGCGGGAACTGGCGCCCCCCCAGAAGCCCGAAGAGCCGGAAGGCGGCGTCGCGGTCGGGGATGTCGAACTTGGAGAGCTTCTTCCCTTCCGCCTCGACCAGCGCCGCGGTCAACCCCTGCTTCTTAGCGGTCTCGAGCTTCGCGCCGATGGTCCAGTACTCCTGCTCCTTGAAGGCCTGGATCTCCTTCTCGCGCTCGCAGATGAGCCTGAGTGCCACGGACTGGACGCGTCCGGCGGAGAGGCCGTAGCGGATCTTCTTCCAGAGAAACGGGGAGAGGGTGAAGCCGACCAGGTAGTCGAGGATGGAGCGGGCCTGCTGGGCGTCGACCAGTTCGAGCGCGATATCGCGCGGGTTTTGCACCGCGTGCACGATGGCGTCCTTCGTAATCTCGTGGAAGACGACGCGCTTGATCTCGAAGGGGGGCTTCTTCTTGCCGTCGAGCCCGAGAGCCGCCAGCAGGTGCCAGGAGATGGCCTCTCCCTCGCGGTCGGGGTCTGTTGCAAGCAGGAGCGCGGAGATACCCTTCATCTCCTTCTTGATGGCATCGATGTGCTTCTTGCTTTCGGGAAGCACGGCGTACTTCGGCTCGAAGTCGTGCTCCACGTCCACCGACCCCTGCTTGCTCGGGAGGGCGCGCACGTGACCGAAGGAGGCGAGCACCTTGTACTCGGGGCCTAGGAATTTTTCTATGGTCTTCGCCTTTGCGGGCGACTCGACGATGACGAGATTTTGAGACATGTAACCACCTGGTAACGGTAATGGTTCAGACCGGCGTGAAACGCTTGCCGGGGAGCTGGGTTATCACTCCCTTCACTTCCAAGCGCAGTAAGGTAGCGGAAACCTCGCCGGCTGTCAACGCGCTCTGCGCGATGAGTTCGTCGATCTCCAGCACCCCCTGGCAGATGAGGGCGTAGAGTTCGGCCTCCTGCGGGGTGAGCGGGAACGACGGGGGCTTTCCTTTGGGATGGGTGAAGCGGGGCTCGATGGAGAGTTCTTCGAGGATATCCTCCACCTGCTGCACCAGCTTCGCCCCCTCCTTGATCAGGGCATTGGCGCCGCGGCTGCCGTTCGCGGTGACGTTGCCCGGTACCGCGAACACCTCGCGCCCCTGCTCGAGCGCGTAGCGTGCCGTGATGAGCGATCCGCTCGCCTCCCCCGCCTCGACCACCACCACGCCGCGCGACAGGGCGCTTATGATGCGGTTGCGGCTCGGGAAGTGCTCGGCCAATGGCTCGCTCCCCATCGGGAACTCGGTGATGACCGCCCCGCTCTCGCAAAGGGTGCGGTACAGGACGTCGTTCTCCGGGGGATAGATCACGTCTATGCCGCAGCCAAGGACGGCGACGCTTCTTCCGCCCGCCTTGAGGGCTCCCCAGTGGGCCGCGGTATCGATGCCGCGCGCCATGCCGGAGACCACCGTGATCCCCTGCCCGGCCAGTTCCCGCGCCAAAAGCGTTGCGGTGCTCTGCCCGTAATGCGAGGCGCGCCTGGAACCGACCACGGCTACCGCGGTCTCGCTGCCGTCCAGCTCCCCCATCACATAGAGGTAAGGGGGCGGGTCCGGGATCTCCATCAAAAGGCGCGGGTAGCGCCCGGAGAGGATGTCCACCACCTGCGCCTTCTGCGCGGAAACCTTCTCGCACTCCGCCTGGGCAAATGAGGCGTAATCGTGCTCGGCGATGGATGCGGCCGCGGCGGCACTCACACCCTTCACGGCGACAAGCTCGCGGTACGGCGCCTTGAGCGCCGCCTCGGGCGAGCCGAAGTGCGCGAGGAGCCGCAGGAAGGTGACGTTTCCCACCAGGGGGACCGATTTCAGGGCGAACCAGTAGTAGTGATCCATGGGGTCACCCCCTTTGGCGTCACCTGCTCTTTTTCATCTCCACGCGGTCGCCGCGGTACACGGTGTCCACGCTCTTAACGATCACGGCGGTGGAGCTGTTCATCCCGGTGGAAACC from Geomonas ferrireducens includes these protein-coding regions:
- the topA gene encoding type I DNA topoisomerase, producing MSQNLVIVESPAKAKTIEKFLGPEYKVLASFGHVRALPSKQGSVDVEHDFEPKYAVLPESKKHIDAIKKEMKGISALLLATDPDREGEAISWHLLAALGLDGKKKPPFEIKRVVFHEITKDAIVHAVQNPRDIALELVDAQQARSILDYLVGFTLSPFLWKKIRYGLSAGRVQSVALRLICEREKEIQAFKEQEYWTIGAKLETAKKQGLTAALVEAEGKKLSKFDIPDRDAAFRLFGLLGGRQFPLLEGDEKGVPLVVQKPVDPEYRVDKVTKSERKRSPSPPFTTSTLQQEAARKLGFSAKKTMSTAQKLYEGIDIGDGHMGLITYMRTDSVALSNVALEEAKSVITSLYGKEYALEKPRFFKNKSKNAQEAHEAVRPTYISKTPIELKKFLTSDQFKLYDLIWKRTVACQMAEALLDQTSVEITAGPGFRFRVAGTVIRFAGFMKLYIEGVDDEAEDKEKEGMLPPMAEGDILKLNDLLPERHFTQPPPRYTEATLVKTLEEYGIGRPSTYASIMNTLTERKYARLDKKRFFPEDVGMVVSDLLTNHFNQYVDYNFTANLEEELDMVSRGEKQWRPLLHEFWGPFINLLKLKEGEVSKSDLTTEATDEVCPECGKPLVVKLGKFGKFFACSGYPECRYIRRLDKETGEVAEPVVSDEVCDKCGSKMLIKEGRFGKYLACSAYPNCKNIQPLVKPKGTGITCTACGKGELIEKKSRFGKLFYSCNRYPECKFALWDLPVQKPCPKCGFPLLVKKVYKRTGEFLKCPKEGCDYQSNKE
- the dprA gene encoding DNA-processing protein DprA translates to MDHYYWFALKSVPLVGNVTFLRLLAHFGSPEAALKAPYRELVAVKGVSAAAAASIAEHDYASFAQAECEKVSAQKAQVVDILSGRYPRLLMEIPDPPPYLYVMGELDGSETAVAVVGSRRASHYGQSTATLLARELAGQGITVVSGMARGIDTAAHWGALKAGGRSVAVLGCGIDVIYPPENDVLYRTLCESGAVITEFPMGSEPLAEHFPSRNRIISALSRGVVVVEAGEASGSLITARYALEQGREVFAVPGNVTANGSRGANALIKEGAKLVQQVEDILEELSIEPRFTHPKGKPPSFPLTPQEAELYALICQGVLEIDELIAQSALTAGEVSATLLRLEVKGVITQLPGKRFTPV